Within the Gracilinema caldarium DSM 7334 genome, the region TCCGCAGCCACCTTGTGGGCCCAGGCCTTCGGGTCCGGGAGGCCCGCCGAGCCGAACATAGCCAGGTCCCGCTTTCTGCGGACCACCGCCGCCGCGACAGCTTCAATCGAATTTTCATCAGAACGATTTAAGATATAATCCAGGACTCGCACCAATTCTGCATCAGCCATGTAATAATAGTAACTAATAAAAGCAGGCTGCTCAAGGCTGTAATGGAGAGACCACTGTTTCAAGAAAACAATGGCCTGAGGGATCGCTGCACTGCTTTTAGGTTGACGCTCTAGTCCAGGCCTGATACAACAAAGGCATATGATCATCGAATTTCTTGGAACCGGCACCAGTCATGGGGTTCCGGTTGTAGGCTGTACCTGCCCAGTCTGTACATCCAGTGATAAAAGGGATCAACGCTATCGAGCTTCTTTGTATATTCAAAGTACGACAGGCGAAACGGTTGTCATTGATACGGGACCGGAATTCCGGCTCCAGGCAATCCGTGCTCATATACAACGGCTCGATGCCATTCTATTAACCCATGCCCATGCGGACCATCTCCATGGCCTGGATGACATCCGCCCCTTAAGCTGTCAGAGACCCTTGCCGGTCTATGGAAATAGGCCGACCATAACCGAAATGAAAGAACGCTTCAGTTATGTGTTCAGGGAAACCCAGATTGGTGGTGGTAAGCCGCAAATTATCCCCATCATTGTCAGCACTGAAAATAATGAAGAGAATAATAAGAGCTGTACCTCAGACTCACAAGACTTAGCCCAACAAGATCCAGACTTAAATCTAAAAAGGGGCTTAGACCCAATACATCACATTACGCTGGGTAACCTTATCATATATCCTATACCAGTGTTTCATGGCCGGCTTTCCATACTGGGTTGGCTTATT harbors:
- a CDS encoding MBL fold metallo-hydrolase, with protein sequence MIIEFLGTGTSHGVPVVGCTCPVCTSSDKRDQRYRASLYIQSTTGETVVIDTGPEFRLQAIRAHIQRLDAILLTHAHADHLHGLDDIRPLSCQRPLPVYGNRPTITEMKERFSYVFRETQIGGGKPQIIPIIVSTENNEENNKSCTSDSQDLAQQDPDLNLKRGLDPIHHITLGNLIIYPIPVFHGRLSILGWLIEEQHYRIAYLTDVSSIPPASYAMLDNLDILIIGALRKRPHPTHFSFDEAFEIIRQLKPQQVFLTHLCHDYSHSAVETYIQEQGFGLDRVAPAYDGLKLSLP